The following proteins come from a genomic window of Lycium ferocissimum isolate CSIRO_LF1 chromosome 4, AGI_CSIRO_Lferr_CH_V1, whole genome shotgun sequence:
- the LOC132054140 gene encoding receptor-like protein 50 produces the protein MSLRSCNLRSSFPSKLIQLPTLQELDLSYNENLTGTLPEFPQGSALSEVVLSHTGFTGWLPDSIGNLSNLTRLALSSCNFSGPIPLTLGNLTDLVGLDLSSNSFSGSIPLFHKANKLYSIDLSTNNLTGPLTSAHFGSLDLVCLYLSENSITGTVPSVLLSLPSLQILYLRKNHFSGEVHEFDASFSVLEKLDLSSNHLNGSIPRSIFKLKRLSELLLSSNSFSGTIKIEVMKELPGLYWLDLSYNNLRIDVQGSNSTSFPFPQLSVIRLASCELQKFPDLTNQSSMLDLDLSLNNIKGQIPSWVWSVYYLNLSCNLLESLENPYMFTTLQFMDLHSNMINDNLPILPTSLTYLSLAKNKFTGSIPSSICNLDQLQFLDMSNNSLNNKIPPCLLQKTDLLVVLKLGRNKLSGVLADTFALNCNLKTLDLSNNDLEGKVPTSLERCAFLEVFDIGNNKIRDTFPCMLKKISSLHVIVLRLNRFHGNLQCPIVNNQTWSKLQIVDLSSNNFSGDLLPQYFSSWKGMILSSNSMQGHQHLQVDFIMTFYYKNTVTLNLKGQLVEILNIVEALTSIDFSCNNFQGEIPEVLGDLKLLYLLNFSHNALTGNIPKALGKLTQLESLDFSVNQLSGRIPDELASLTFLSVLNLSFNQLSGRIPSGNQLQTFSADSFEGNIGLCDFPLKKTCSETKFEHDEIDGKYISFALGSSVGFGIVIWLFLHCRRYNELVDRLLFRILGQHQKSGRNKNPRRSR, from the coding sequence ATGAGTCTCCGTAGTTGCAACTTGCGCAGTTCATTTCCCAGTAAACTCATTCAATTACCAACTCTACAGGAGCTTGATTTATCATACAATGAAAACCTTACTGGCACTTTACCTGAATTTCCACAGGGAAGTGCATTAAGCGAAGTAGTTCTTAGCCACACGGGTTTCACCGGTTGGCTTCCAGATTCAATTGGTAATCTTAGTAATTTGACCCGGCTTGCTCTAAGTTCATGCAATTTCAGTGGGCCCATTCCATTGACTCTGGGAAATCTCACGGACCTAGTTGGTCTTGACTTGTCATCCAACAGCTTTAGTGGCTCAATCCCACTCTTTCACAAGGCAAACAAACTCTATAGCATTGACCTCAGTACTAATAATCTAACAGGTCCACTTACTTCTGCTCATTTTGGAAGCCTAGACCTTGTGTGTCTATACTTAAGCGAAAATTCCATCACTGGGACAGTTCCGTCAGTTCTCCTTTCCCTCCCTTCATTGCAGATCCTTTATCTTCGGAAAAATCACTTCAGTGGAGAAGTCCATGAATTTGATGCATCCTTCTCTGTTTTGGAAAAACTTGATTTGAGCAGTAACCATCTAAATGGATCGATCCCGCGATCTATCTTTAAACTAAAAAGGCTTTCAGAGCTCTTGCTTTCGTCCAACTCGTTTAGTGGGACCATTAAAATCGAAGTGATGAAGGAACTACCTGGGCTATACTGGCTTGACCTTTCTTACAACAACTTGAGAATTGATGTACAAGGTAGTAATTCGACCTCATTTCCCTTTCCCCAGTTGTCTGTAATAAGGTTGGCCTCATGTGAGTTGCAAAAGTTTCCAGATCTTACAAACCAGTCTAGTATGTTGGACTTAGACCTTTCACTTAACAACATTAAAGGACAAATACCCAGCTGGGTTTGGAGTGTTTATTATCTGAATCTTTCTTGCAATCTCCTGGAGTCTCTAGAAAATCCTTACATGTTTACCACTCTTCAGTTTATGGACTTGCATTCCAACATGATCAACGACAATCTTCCCATCCTACCTACTTCTCTCACCTACTTATCACTTGCCAAAAATAAGTTTACGGGATCAATACCGTCTTCCATATGCAATCTAGATCAGCTTCAATTTCTTGATATGTCAAACAACTCCTTGAACAACAAAATACCTCCATGTCTACTCCAAAAGACTGACCTTCTCGTAGTGTTGAAATTAGGGAGAAACAAACTAAGTGGCGTCCTTGCTGATACATTTGCTCTGAATTGCAATTTGAAAACTTTAGACCTCAGCAACAATGACTTAGAAGGAAAAGTTCCAACATCCTTGGAAAGATGTGCATTTCTGGAGGTTTTTGATATTGGAAACAACAAGATTAGAGATACATTCCCATGCATGTTGAAGAAAATATCCAGTTTGCATGTCATTGTCTTGAGGTTGAACAGGTTCCATGGGAATCTCCAGTGTCCTATAGTTAATAATCAAACCTGGTCAAAGCTTCAAATTGTGGATCTTTCTTCCAACAATTTCAGTGGAGATCTGCTACCACAATACTTCTCCAGCTGGAAAGGAATGATCTTGAGCAGCAATTCAATGCAGGGGCACCAACATTTGCAAGTTGATTTCATCATGACATTTTACTATAAAAATACAGTGACTTTAAATCTCAAAGGTCAGCTAGTGgagattttgaatattgttgaagCTTTGACATCCATTGATTTCTCGTGCAACAACTTCCAAGGAGAGATACCAGAGGTATTGGGAGATCTCAAATTGCTTTACCTTCTTAACTTCTCACACAATGCTTTGACAGGAAACATACCAAAGGCCCTTGGAAAGTTGACTCAGCTTGAATCCTTAGATTTCTCAGTAAACCAGTTAAGTGGGAGAATTCCAGACGAGCTTGCGAGTCTCACATTCCTTTCTGTCTTGAACCTATCTTTTAATCAACTTTCTGGTAGGATTCCAAGTGGCAACCAACTTCAGACATTCTCAGCAGATTCCTTTGAAGGGAACATAGGGTTGTGCGATTTTCCTTTAAAGAAAACATGCAGTGAAACCAAATTCGAACATGATGAAATTGACGGGAAATATATAAGTTTTGCCTTGGGATCTTCTGTGGGTTTTGGCATCGTGATCTGGCTGTTTTTGCATTGCCGAAGATACAATGAGCTCGTTGATAGACTTCTtttcagaattttgggtcagcaCCAAAAGAGTGGCCGGAATAAAAACCCAAGGAGGTCAAGATAA